A window of the Podarcis raffonei isolate rPodRaf1 chromosome 4, rPodRaf1.pri, whole genome shotgun sequence genome harbors these coding sequences:
- the POMP gene encoding proteasome maturation protein: MNTRAFGSQLKDCVPVSDFSAAGAFESCDVINRGFTNVKSELFPVHPLELSEKNFSLNQDKMNFSTLRNIQGLHAPLKLQMEFKAVKQAQRLPFLNSSNLSLDILKGNYDCIGFEDFLNDPAQSEVMGDPHLLVEHKLGLL, from the exons ATG AATACCAGAGCATTTGGATCTCAACTGAAGGACtgtgttccagtttctgatttttcaGCTGCTGGAGCATTTGAAAGCTGCGATGTGATAAATAGAGG CTTTACAAATGTGAAGAGTGAACTTTTCCCTGTTCATCCTTTGGAACTATCAGAGAAAAAT TTTTCATTGAATCAAGATAAGATGAATTTTTCTACTCTGAGAAATATTCAAGGGCTGCATGCACCGCTGAAGCTGCAAATGGAATTCAAAGCAGTGAAGCAG GCCCAGCGACTTCCTTTCCTTAATAGTTCTAACCTGTCCCTGGATATCTTGAAAGGCAACTATGACTGCATTGGTTTTGAGGATTTTCTGAATG ATCCGGCACAGAGTGAAGTAATGGGAGATCCTCATCTGTTGGTTGAACACAAACTTGGTTTATTATAA